One part of the Tenacibaculum sp. 190130A14a genome encodes these proteins:
- a CDS encoding 2-isopropylmalate synthase, with translation MKDNKVQIFDTTLRDGEQVPGCKLDTKQKLIIAERLDFLGVDIIEAGFPISSPGDFTSVNEIAKLVKNATVCGLTRAVKKDIEVAAEALKVAIRPRIHTGIGTSESHIKYKFNASQEEVIRRGREAVAYAKNFVDDVEFYAEDAGRTDNAFLAKVCEEMIKAGATVLNIPDTTGYCLPEEYGDKIKYLKENVNGIDDVIISCHCHNDLGLATANSIAGAINGARQIECTVNGIGERAGNTALEEVVMILKQHPYLNLQTDINTKLLYDTSLMVREKMGMPVQPNKAIVGANAFAHSSGIHQDGVIKNRETYEIINPADVGVTESAIVLTARSGRAALAYRAKKIGYELTKLQLDTAYKTFLQFADKQKEVIDEDIHLIMKQVSKISKIAIA, from the coding sequence ATGAAAGATAATAAAGTCCAAATATTCGATACAACTTTACGTGATGGAGAGCAAGTTCCAGGTTGTAAACTAGATACTAAACAAAAGCTAATAATTGCAGAACGACTTGACTTTTTAGGGGTTGATATTATAGAAGCAGGTTTCCCTATTTCTAGCCCAGGAGATTTTACTTCAGTAAATGAAATCGCTAAACTGGTTAAAAATGCCACTGTTTGTGGGTTAACTAGAGCGGTTAAAAAAGATATTGAAGTGGCGGCTGAAGCATTAAAAGTTGCAATAAGGCCTAGAATACATACTGGTATTGGAACAAGTGAATCTCATATAAAATACAAGTTCAATGCTTCTCAAGAAGAAGTAATAAGAAGAGGAAGAGAGGCAGTAGCTTATGCAAAGAACTTTGTAGATGATGTAGAATTTTATGCTGAAGATGCAGGAAGAACTGATAATGCTTTTTTAGCAAAAGTTTGCGAAGAGATGATTAAGGCAGGAGCAACTGTTTTAAATATTCCAGATACTACAGGGTATTGTTTACCAGAAGAGTATGGAGATAAGATTAAATATCTAAAGGAGAATGTAAATGGTATAGATGATGTAATCATTTCATGTCATTGTCATAATGATTTGGGTTTGGCAACAGCAAATTCAATAGCAGGAGCTATTAATGGTGCTCGTCAAATAGAATGTACTGTGAACGGTATTGGGGAAAGAGCTGGAAACACTGCACTTGAAGAAGTAGTTATGATTTTAAAACAACATCCTTATCTAAATCTTCAAACAGACATTAATACCAAATTGTTATATGACACGAGCTTAATGGTACGAGAGAAAATGGGAATGCCTGTACAACCTAATAAAGCTATTGTAGGAGCCAATGCATTTGCACATAGTTCAGGAATCCATCAAGATGGTGTAATAAAAAATAGAGAAACTTATGAAATTATTAACCCAGCAGATGTAGGAGTAACAGAAAGCGCAATTGTTTTAACTGCTAGAAGTGGTAGGGCTGCATTAGCCTATAGAGCAAAGAAAATAGGGTATGAGTTAACTAAGTTACAGTTAGATACTGCATATAAAACATTCTTACAATTTGCAGACAAACAAAAGGAGGTAATTGATGAAGATATTCATTTAATTATGAAACAAGTTAGTAAAATTTCTAAAATAGCGATAGCCTAA